The Electrophorus electricus isolate fEleEle1 chromosome 15, fEleEle1.pri, whole genome shotgun sequence genome segment AGTGGCAACTGGACACCTTGGCTTTTTAATGccaaaataattattacaaaatatttagcTGTTAATAAtgcaatttcttttttctttttactttttgtttatgACATGCACTGATTGATGATCCCTGGACAAACACAGGTAAGACATATCTTTCCCTCTTTGTTTTGGGTGTAGCCCTTTTAATAAACATAACCATAATGTCCTTGGCAGTGTTAAAACACCCATATTTACTACAGGGATGTAAATACTCAAATAATAATGGGCTGAGaatcatacatttaaaaaaggcttAAATGCAATGAATTCAAGGGGTATGCATTAAGTTAAAATTTCAACTTTTTTTCCTGGAGTGTTTTTAAGAATTGGTCACACTCTCTGAAGATATATTTCCTGCTCTTATTAAAATACCTAAAATTTACACTTGgatattacagaaaaaaaaatttcttaaAAAGTGTcaaggtgcatgtgtgtgccatgGTCAAAGAAAGATTGGATACAAATCTCTCATTCAATGGGTTTGGATGCAAATATATTCTGGCTACATTTCATAAAAGAGATCcctttattttttatagtgAAAGAAGACCAAACTGCccaagaagagaaagagaagacagacaCTCCTAATGTGGACAATATGAACACATTTCAGAAAGAAGACAAGCCTGAAAAGATAGAGAAGACTGATATAAAGGAAACGGACATTCTAAACAAAATCCAAGAGgctgagaaacagaacaataaAATTAAGAATAACGGGAAAGCTGAAAAAGAGGACAGGGTTGACAAGTCAAACAAGGAGAAGAAGAACAGCAGTGAAAAAGTAGACAAGGCtatcaaaaatgaaaagaatgtgAAGGCTGGAAAAGGGACTATCAAACATACTTCAGCTAATGGAAGTAAAGAGCTGATCAACCCTGAGGACAAAGTTAAGGTAGGCTTAGGGGGACAGGCGGGTAAAAATAGCCATGCATCTGCTATAGTTCTTATTGCACTATTCCACAGAGCAAGCATGTGAGTGTGCCCAtactttcatgtttttgctCTGATTGTTACATAAATGGCCAAAGCAGCCAAACATTTCCTTCCATGATTTAATACAAACTCTTACATGATTTAATAACAGACTCTTCTTGTCTTCTGTCTGATTTCATTTGGATTTGTTATGTAATCTTAtgcagccaaacaaacaaaattcagCAGGACCCAACTCACAGACCCCTAGAGGAAATTCTGGTGCCACCATGTCCAATTCCACCAGTAAGAAAGGCTCTGTGCCCAAGACAACACCTGCCACTGGCACCAAGAAACCTTCTGGCATTTCTGCCCAAGCAGCTTTGGTAAGTAAGCTTTTTTTGCCAGAGCATTTGTGCTTACTTGGCTATGATGAGGACTGTCAAGTAGAATGTACAAAGggtccactcacacactcttaaaaAATACTCATTGTAAATGGCAGTGAAAACAATGGAATGTACTGAAAATTACCTGAGTTAACTTGCTGTTCAACAGTTATTGAGAGAATGGCATTAGACTACGAGAGGGCAAATTATTATGCTGAATGTATGCATTGGTAATTGTAATAGACTGATAATTAAAGTAAACTTCATTCCAGTGTAAGAGCCCAGACTTTGTATTCACTCCACTTTCTGTATGACTTACATTTTCCTAAACCATTTTCTGATTCAGGTCTGTTTCATGCTCTTTGCCCAGatagctttttatttttatttttatttttatttgtattgtctTTTGTCTCTTCCTGTCCACTTTCTCCAGTCTGGCTGCTAAATCCCTATTCCGCTGCATCCAGGCTGCTTTATCAAACCTCCCTCACATGTTTTGCTACTCTTTTCCCTCAGACTTCACAGAAAGAAGCCCCAGCACAGCGGAAGCCTCCGGTGCCGAGGGCTAATGGGGCACCTGCTCCTGGCACAGGAGCTCCAAAGCGCAGCTACAGAACCAAGAACAGCACCAAGCCTGCCTATATCTCCTCTCGTTAGTGTCATCATTCTCTCAGTCATTACTTATGGTTTTACATATGGTAGAAATAAATGATGATAAATGGGATTTAAATGAAGAATAGCAACATTCATATATGTTTGGCTGTTAATGATTTTATAGACATTTATAGGAAGAATTCTATACTTCTGAGGCCTTGTACATGCATAACTGGATCTGCAGTACAGAGTTCTTTCACTGCCTTTATTTCTGGTGTTCTGTAAATTCAATCTGCCAAAAGATCTATCTCTGTAATTAACCGCATGTCCTTTTCTCACTCCCCTCAAAGTTAAGACCTCACAGAGGAGGACCcctacctcctcctccacaaaTGCAGCCAGTACACCAGCCACCCCAGCCAGGAACGGCACTCCAACCCCTCGGCACTCTCGCATCACCAAGCCACCTGTCCCCAAGCAGGTCCCACTGCCTAGGAAGCCCCCTGTACCTCGACCCCCCCGCAACACCCGACTGGGCAGCACACCCATGCCCGACCTAAAGAACATCTCGTCCAAGATCGGCTCCACAGACAACATGAAGTACCAGCCTGGTGGAGGCAAGGTATGGTGATGAGGGGAATAGTTATTTGACTGTTATTTGACTGCTAAAGACGTTTCAGGCTTTTGATCAGCAGCATGTAATGTGAATTTCTGGTTAGGTATAAACAAAATcattaaatgtatgaaaaatgcTGGATATTTGAAACAATTTGTTCTGAATTTTATCAAATTTACTTGCCCTATGACCCCCATGCCTATGTGCTATGTGTAGGTGCAGATTGTCCACAAAAAGCTGGACTTTAGCCATGTCACTTCCCGCTGTGGCTCCAAGGACAACATCAAGCATACTCCAGGAGGAGGGAATGTAAGTGGCCATTGGCTCAGTATTGTGGGGATAATCTCATAACTCTTTCAGTCCCATTATAAGATCATATGTGGCAAAACAAGAACCCAGGTAATCCAGCAATATTTTTTACCTAAAGAATAAGAATCAAAAATACTAAATCTGAAACCTTTTCTACTATTTTCACTGCTGTGTAGCTTCTTTCACATTTTGGGTTTTTGGAAGGTCTTTTATTACAGATTTTAATGTATAGTGTTTCCCACTAATTTTGACTACAATCCCAGGTACTGAGAAACCATAGTCACATCACAAATATTGTTGTCAGGATCACCATCTAGCCATAAAATAGTAAGGGTCAGTAAAGCTGTAAAGAGTGCTGGTGgtatataaaaatgttccaTAATATTCATATTATGATGTGGCACACAGAACTACAATTGAATTTAACTGCACAGTTTCTGCATTTTTCCTTCGTTTCCTCTTAATGCTGAATGACTCTAGGAGCTCTTTAGAAGGTTGACCCTTTGTGAATGGAATGTTATGATTTTCAGGTCCAGATTCTGAACAAAAAGGTTGATGTGAGTAAGGTGACCTCCAAGTGTGGCTCCAAGGACAATATCAAGCATAAGCCAAGTAAGGGATCACAGTCCTTGCGCTGACCATTCTGAATAACTCTAGTGTTAGTACATTTTCTACTAATAACTCTTGATCTATGACAGGTGGTGGTGATGTAAAGACTGTGTCTGATGAGATGAACTCCAAGGACAAACCAGGATCTCCAGATAGTGTGGGGGATGGGCAAGGTGACCACATGAAGGTAATGAAGATTCTGCTTCCTGCTCATCACTTTTCTTAAAAATTTCATTTTAGTGTGAAAGTTTCTAAACTTTAATCACCTTTGACAATGCAAACTTACAAAGCTCATAAGCCAGTAAGAAAGTAAATGACATACTCAAGGCTAACAACTTCTGTAACAATTCCATTTAACCACTTCAGCTGTCATTAACACTGACAAGGTAAACATGGATCAATTTGCGAAAACATGAATAATCCTTAGTATTGCTCACAATCTGCAGTGGACCTGCAGATAGGATTGGGTCGTGCTCATACTTGATGAACGAATTAAGAAACTGTTACCAATGCAAACTTTGACAATTTGTGTAATAATTGTGATCATTGtgagttttattttcatatgtacATGTTCTACTGTATTTTATGAATACCCTATCCAAAGATATGTGAAAGTCTGGCCTTCCCGGCCTTCTTCATACAATAATACAAGGTTTTCACAGGAAGAAAAGATTCATATTCTTATGTGTCAACTGTTGTTGTTGTATGCTGCTGTTGGGGGGACTCCTTTCACATAAGTCATTCACTGACATTCATAGACAATTTCAGTACTCTTTTTAAATAATCCAAGTCTTCTCTTGTACTCTTGTTTCCAGACTGCAGAGGATAAGCAGATGCATGAGAGAAGTCCACCTGTTGCTGCTGTCACCACAACCTTTCATGGGGCCAACCATGGGTCAAAGGAGAATGGGTTAAAGGAGGGCCCTTCTCCTCCCCTGTCTATTCACTATGGGGGAGTAGGGCTATGGAACTCCGAGGGCCTGGACAAGTGCATCTCTGGGACAAGTAAGGGCATTGTTAATGACCTTCGCTATTCTATGCATTGTTTCTCAACCCAATCCTTAGGACCCACCAGACGGTTCATAATTTGCTCTATCCAAGATCCCAACCTGTCTGAAACAAGCAGTCAAGCGCACTGAATATCTGTTATAGCTGTACTGTGGGCAGGCTTGGAGCAAAAAGGAGGTTGGCCCATCTGGTCTTGAGAAATCCTGTTCTATGTCTGTTTATCCATTATCTAATTCAGGGACAAGTTcaactgaacattttaaacattttttctatatcttgtttgtttgtttgtttgttcaattcaattttttaattttcctgtCCCCActtgtgtattttctttatttcctatGTTTTATCTTATACTCCTTTAACAGTAATCTTGGCATGTTAATTCAGTCATGAAGAGCCATAATTCTATGCATTTTAATGTCTTTCCTGATCTATCAAGGTTCCCCATCCATCAGGATATGGTTTGTAGACCTTACTGAACATGATCTGTGATGCTTGCTAAGAGGAAAGAACCTAAAAGCCTCAGAAGCATTCCAGTCCTGGAAAGTCAAAGTGTCATTTACAGAAGGCTTTTCAAAGCCTTCTGTAAATGACACTTTGACTTTATAtccaatatatacatatattggaACAGTGGTAGTATCTTCACACGGACAAGTGTTTTATTAAATCCCAATTATGAGTAAATGGAATTCTAGTCTATGTATTGCAGTTTTAGAAACATGTGGAAagtgtaaaattattatattaaccAAAACAGATGTTATTTGTTCTTGACTAGTGCATTCACAATTCTTGCCCCCTGAGAATTTCTAACATAAAGCCCTACAAATAATTTTGTGCATTTAGAGTGAGCACTTATGTGATGATGCCTGTAGTGATGGCCAGGAATCAAGTAGTATAAACCTCAACAAAGCAAGTACATCAAGTAGCAAACATTTTAGTAGTTTCCCCAACTTGTGCTATAATTTTTCATGCCAGAAAATGGTTCcaaatgtttgcatttcaaATCCATTTGGATTAGCTTGTTTTGTATGATTTTTGCAAGAATTGAGTCAAGTGAAAACATCAATTTAATGAAAGTTGacaattttgtttattaaatgctAACTAATAGCTCCTAAAGCTCCAAACCCACTATTCTCAAAAGCCTGACAAAACCCCATAGGACCATTGATCATTAAGGGGCAATTAAAGCTATGTATCATATAAAGTGCATGATTTAGTGCATTTGTTCAGCACTTACAAAAGTCATGATTCATCTAAAGCAAGCAGGAAATAAAATTGGTGAATTCCTCAAGTCACAAGATTTCTTTATGTCATTACAAGCTAAAATAAGTCTATTACTCGTCTAATCCTGATAGCAATACAACTCATGCATATGCAATATGCAGTGTGAATTTGAGCAATTACTTAAGGATGTTCAAAACATACACTGGTCTGCAAAGAAATTCTAAGGTTGTCCCTGGTTCTGAAAAGCCTAGGTGCAGTATATGGGTGTGTTAATTTATCTTACTGGCTAGGTTTCTTTGCTCTGAGGTGAAAAGATTGCCACCATGGTGTTGTGCATATACAGTAAGGGTGCCCCACTGAGGACAAACTTAATCTCATTGTAAACTATTGTAAACCATTGCGTGCCCACATCACCTCGGAAGTGAGGTGTCCGATACTGGGGGACAACGATCATTCTAGCAGTGCTAAtgacaaaggaaacaaaacattattattgaaaaaaatTGTTCTCTCATGAAGTCGTGGAGTCTTCGATACTAATCTACATTCGTATCGCTCCcgaaaaaaaatcaattggaGCTAGTAAAGTGCTTCCCTTTATTTACAGTTATCTTAGATTGccgatgttttgttttgaggtGGCCAATAGTATGGGTATCTATGAGGAAACACACCAGGAACATAACAACCTGCCGCCTCGCCACCCTATAATATTCCCTTGTTTGGTAACTACCAGagctctctgttttctgttctaGATTGATTCGTACAAGCTGAGCTTCCAA includes the following:
- the LOC113574729 gene encoding microtubule-associated protein tau-like isoform X2, coding for MDFSLRDGAPKSVQDSLLKKDFLAGPEARSFTSKVGDTVDNMDGKREGFISGNQTGGQCPSGPEKQTCNPSLSGFSQPGMNVSADVTMGVAPFQSSKHPNLVEPQKASTLYAMEPPKQFQAPSKPSDRSPYNSLDNSAVRGYPWPGEDTLSTELSHSPSKAEQSPSGPLGFQGLQDRHATSEGDTEYESREEVCGLLESLRSPEKTPVRSSSQGGSSLPSQGESWKSEIREWGGGRIQARKNKSRKKLPEEWSTLPNTSSPSPPPDSSPAMVKDMNISTPDMYEIEASSTISAEQDSASSLTPDTVLLKTTLHSVTPAAASQGNATSLSNIPEPSQSSPVVAVSSHTSPELTSVLAAPAHPTPNFQASIPDTTIFQNFQAVSGPSRPFTHNIVVGKNAADPVSPTSLTKHQEALLTKSPQLKVKEDQTAQEEKEKTDTPNVDNMNTFQKEDKPEKIEKTDIKETDILNKIQEAEKQNNKIKNNGKAEKEDRVDKSNKEKKNSSEKVDKAIKNEKNVKAGKGTIKHTSANGSKELINPEDKVKPNKQNSAGPNSQTPRGNSGATMSNSTSKKGSVPKTTPATGTKKPSGISAQAALTSQKEAPAQRKPPVPRANGAPAPGTGAPKRSYRTKNSTKPAYISSLKTSQRRTPTSSSTNAASTPATPARNGTPTPRHSRITKPPVPKQVPLPRKPPVPRPPRNTRLGSTPMPDLKNISSKIGSTDNMKYQPGGGKVQIVHKKLDFSHVTSRCGSKDNIKHTPGGGNVQILNKKVDVSKVTSKCGSKDNIKHKPSGGDVKTVSDEMNSKDKPGSPDSVGDGQGDHMKTAEDKQMHERSPPVAAVTTTFHGANHGSKENGLKEGPSPPLSIHYGGVGLWNSEGLDKCISGTN
- the LOC113574729 gene encoding microtubule-associated protein tau-like isoform X1; translation: MDFSLRDGAPKSVQDSLLKKDFLAGPEARSFTSKVGDTVDNMDGKREGFISGNQTGGQCPSGPEKQTCNPSLSGFSQPGMNVSADVTMGVAPFQSSKHPNLVEPQKASTLYAMEPPKQFQAPSKPSDRSPYNSLDNSAEVRGYPWPGEDTLSTELSHSPSKAEQSPSGPLGFQGLQDRHATSEGDTEYESREEVCGLLESLRSPEKTPVRSSSQGGSSLPSQGESWKSEIREWGGGRIQARKNKSRKKLPEEWSTLPNTSSPSPPPDSSPAMVKDMNISTPDMYEIEASSTISAEQDSASSLTPDTVLLKTTLHSVTPAAASQGNATSLSNIPEPSQSSPVVAVSSHTSPELTSVLAAPAHPTPNFQASIPDTTIFQNFQAVSGPSRPFTHNIVVGKNAADPVSPTSLTKHQEALLTKSPQLKVKEDQTAQEEKEKTDTPNVDNMNTFQKEDKPEKIEKTDIKETDILNKIQEAEKQNNKIKNNGKAEKEDRVDKSNKEKKNSSEKVDKAIKNEKNVKAGKGTIKHTSANGSKELINPEDKVKPNKQNSAGPNSQTPRGNSGATMSNSTSKKGSVPKTTPATGTKKPSGISAQAALTSQKEAPAQRKPPVPRANGAPAPGTGAPKRSYRTKNSTKPAYISSLKTSQRRTPTSSSTNAASTPATPARNGTPTPRHSRITKPPVPKQVPLPRKPPVPRPPRNTRLGSTPMPDLKNISSKIGSTDNMKYQPGGGKVQIVHKKLDFSHVTSRCGSKDNIKHTPGGGNVQILNKKVDVSKVTSKCGSKDNIKHKPSGGDVKTVSDEMNSKDKPGSPDSVGDGQGDHMKTAEDKQMHERSPPVAAVTTTFHGANHGSKENGLKEGPSPPLSIHYGGVGLWNSEGLDKCISGTN
- the LOC113574729 gene encoding microtubule-associated protein tau-like isoform X3, with protein sequence MDFSLRDGAPKSVQDSLLKKDFLAGPEARSFTSKVGDTVDNMDGKREGFISGNQTGGQCPSGPEKQTCNPSLSGFSQPGMNVSADVTMGVAPFQSSKHPNLVEPQKASTLYAMEPPKQFQAPSKPSDRSPYNSLDNSAVKEDQTAQEEKEKTDTPNVDNMNTFQKEDKPEKIEKTDIKETDILNKIQEAEKQNNKIKNNGKAEKEDRVDKSNKEKKNSSEKVDKAIKNEKNVKAGKGTIKHTSANGSKELINPEDKVKPNKQNSAGPNSQTPRGNSGATMSNSTSKKGSVPKTTPATGTKKPSGISAQAALTSQKEAPAQRKPPVPRANGAPAPGTGAPKRSYRTKNSTKPAYISSLKTSQRRTPTSSSTNAASTPATPARNGTPTPRHSRITKPPVPKQVPLPRKPPVPRPPRNTRLGSTPMPDLKNISSKIGSTDNMKYQPGGGKVQIVHKKLDFSHVTSRCGSKDNIKHTPGGGNVQILNKKVDVSKVTSKCGSKDNIKHKPSGGDVKTVSDEMNSKDKPGSPDSVGDGQGDHMKTAEDKQMHERSPPVAAVTTTFHGANHGSKENGLKEGPSPPLSIHYGGVGLWNSEGLDKCISGTN